A region of Nocardioides alkalitolerans DNA encodes the following proteins:
- a CDS encoding methyltransferase domain-containing protein, which yields MSGDHQHERQHGQHRHGQDATEPPPDYFEPEGWEDRYAGAANRTWSGKPNVQLVAEVAGLTPGTALDVGCGEGGDVVWLAQQGWRVTGADFSAAGLARAAHHAAEAGVADRVEWWQVDARTFAAGGREFDLVTTHFLHPPDGGMVAVTRRLAEAVAPGGHLLVVGHAPSESLQISDAHRRAMWVAADLVEALPDELEVVVAEQRHRPTVHDGVTLHVDDSTLLARRRA from the coding sequence ATGAGCGGGGACCACCAGCACGAGCGCCAGCACGGTCAGCACCGGCACGGCCAGGACGCGACGGAGCCGCCGCCGGACTACTTCGAGCCCGAGGGCTGGGAGGACCGCTACGCCGGCGCGGCGAACCGCACCTGGAGCGGCAAGCCCAACGTCCAGCTCGTCGCCGAGGTCGCCGGCCTGACGCCGGGCACGGCGCTCGACGTGGGCTGCGGCGAGGGCGGCGACGTGGTGTGGTTGGCGCAGCAGGGCTGGCGCGTGACCGGTGCCGACTTCTCCGCGGCGGGTCTCGCCCGTGCGGCCCACCACGCCGCAGAGGCCGGCGTGGCCGACCGCGTCGAGTGGTGGCAGGTCGACGCCCGCACGTTCGCGGCCGGCGGCCGCGAGTTCGACCTCGTGACGACCCACTTCCTCCACCCGCCGGACGGGGGGATGGTGGCGGTGACCCGTCGCCTCGCCGAGGCGGTGGCCCCGGGCGGGCACCTCCTCGTGGTGGGCCACGCCCCGTCGGAGTCGCTGCAGATCAGCGACGCCCACCGGAGGGCGATGTGGGTGGCCGCCGACCTGGTCGAGGCCCTGCCGGACGAGCTCGAGGTCGTGGTCGCCGAGCAGCGGCACCGGCCCACCGTCCACGACGGCGTGACCCTCCACGTCGACGACTCGACCTTGCTCGCCCGGCGGCGCGCCTAG
- the alr gene encoding alanine racemase, with product MSAAVATRPTAFPAATTSAAPADPRRTPMLTVDLGAVAHNTRLLADRAGTATLMAVVKADGFGLGATAVARTALAHGATRLGVTSLQEALALRAAGVHAPVLSWLNAVDAPWDAALAADVDVAVPSQEHLHAVVAAAHATGRTARVHLHLDTGLARDGAEPHAWADLCRAARRAELRGAVRVAGVMGHLARADEPADPANADGRARFAWGVAVACATGLRPRLRHLAATAATLTDPASRHTMVRIGAGLAGIDPSGTTTLADPVTLTAPVVTVRRVPAGTPVGYGGTWTTTRASRLALLPVGYADGLPRLASGAAEVLLRGRRVPVVGRVSMDQVVLDLGPADATGPLASVAPGDVGTVIGPDHAAPTVADWAAWSGLLPHEVLTGLGHRPHRVVLPAPAPTPVPALRSLA from the coding sequence GTGAGCGCGGCGGTGGCGACCCGGCCGACCGCGTTCCCGGCGGCGACGACGAGCGCAGCGCCGGCGGACCCGCGGCGTACCCCCATGCTCACCGTCGACCTCGGCGCCGTCGCCCACAACACCCGCCTGCTGGCGGACCGCGCCGGGACGGCGACCCTGATGGCGGTCGTCAAGGCCGACGGCTTCGGCCTCGGGGCGACCGCGGTCGCCCGCACGGCGCTGGCCCACGGCGCGACCCGGTTGGGGGTGACCTCCCTGCAGGAGGCCCTGGCGCTCCGCGCCGCCGGCGTCCACGCCCCCGTGCTCAGCTGGCTGAACGCCGTCGACGCCCCCTGGGACGCCGCCCTCGCGGCCGACGTCGACGTCGCGGTGCCGTCGCAGGAGCACCTGCACGCGGTCGTCGCGGCCGCCCACGCCACCGGACGCACGGCGCGGGTCCACCTCCACCTCGACACCGGGCTGGCGCGCGACGGGGCGGAGCCCCACGCGTGGGCCGACCTGTGCCGCGCGGCCCGCCGGGCCGAGCTCCGCGGCGCGGTCCGGGTCGCCGGGGTGATGGGGCACCTCGCCCGGGCCGACGAGCCGGCCGATCCCGCCAACGCCGACGGTCGCGCCCGGTTCGCGTGGGGCGTCGCCGTCGCCTGCGCGACCGGTCTGCGTCCCCGGCTCCGGCACCTCGCCGCCACCGCCGCGACCCTGACCGATCCGGCGAGCCGCCACACGATGGTGCGCATCGGCGCCGGCCTCGCCGGCATCGACCCCTCCGGCACCACGACGCTCGCCGACCCCGTCACCCTCACCGCGCCCGTCGTCACCGTGCGCCGGGTGCCCGCGGGCACGCCGGTCGGCTACGGCGGCACCTGGACCACCACCCGCGCCAGCCGGCTCGCGCTGCTGCCGGTGGGGTACGCCGACGGCCTGCCCCGCCTCGCCTCCGGCGCCGCCGAGGTGCTGCTGCGCGGGCGGCGCGTCCCCGTCGTCGGCCGCGTCTCCATGGACCAGGTCGTGCTCGACCTCGGACCCGCCGACGCCACCGGCCCGCTCGCCAGCGTCGCCCCGGGCGACGTCGGCACCGTGATCGGCCCCGACCACGCAGCCCCCACCGTCGCCGACTGGGCCGCCTGGTCGGGCCTGCTCCCCCACGAGGTGCTCACCGGCCTCGGCCACCGTCCGCACCGGGTCGTCCTGCCCGCCCCCGCCCCCACGCCCGTCCCCGCCCTCAGGAGCCTCGCATGA
- a CDS encoding PPOX class F420-dependent oxidoreductase: MTDTHLTDSAREMLRKPNPAVIATVRKDGQPVTAATWYLLRDDDRVLVNMDEGRVRLKHLHRDPRVSLTVTDKDNWYTHVTLIGRVVEIYDDPELADIDALSKHYGGQPYPRRDRRRVSALIEVDRVHGWGEQKNNDQA; encoded by the coding sequence GTGACCGACACCCACCTCACCGACTCCGCCCGCGAGATGCTGCGCAAGCCCAACCCCGCCGTGATCGCGACCGTGCGCAAGGACGGGCAGCCCGTGACGGCGGCGACCTGGTACCTCCTCCGCGACGACGACCGCGTCCTCGTCAACATGGACGAGGGACGGGTGCGCCTGAAGCACCTCCACCGCGATCCCCGCGTGAGCCTGACGGTCACCGACAAGGACAACTGGTACACCCACGTCACCCTCATCGGACGCGTCGTGGAGATCTACGACGACCCCGAGCTCGCCGACATCGACGCCCTCTCGAAGCACTACGGTGGCCAGCCCTACCCGCGCCGCGACCGCCGCCGTGTCAGCGCGCTCATCGAGGTCGACCGCGTGCACGGGTGGGGCGAGCAGAAGAACAACGACCAGGCCTGA
- a CDS encoding nitronate monooxygenase: MTRLPLVAAPMAGGPSTPALVVAAAEAGALGFLAAGYTTPEALAAEIRSVRERTDRFGVNLFVPTPVPADRGAYAAYADRLHPLAARHGVTALPAEPREDDDAWDAKVDLLLADPVPVVSFTFGLPAASVVQAFRDVGTSTVQTVVRPSEAELAARAGVDVLVVQSHVAGGHSGTFDPDDLPPEVPLTALLREVRAVTDLPLWAAGGLATPEDVAAVLAAGAEAAVVGTALLRTPEAGTSATYRRALVDPARTATGFTRAFSGRPARALRNGFVEAYDAVAPSGYPAVHHLTSPIRKAAAAAGDAEAINIWAGTGFRSATDEPAGVVLRRLAGASA; this comes from the coding sequence ATGACACGACTGCCGCTCGTCGCCGCGCCCATGGCCGGAGGACCCAGCACCCCGGCCCTCGTCGTCGCGGCCGCGGAGGCGGGCGCGCTCGGGTTCCTGGCCGCGGGCTACACGACGCCGGAGGCGCTCGCTGCGGAGATCCGGTCGGTGCGGGAGCGCACCGACCGGTTCGGCGTCAACCTCTTCGTGCCCACCCCGGTGCCGGCCGACCGGGGCGCCTACGCGGCGTACGCCGACCGCCTGCACCCACTCGCCGCCCGCCACGGCGTGACGGCGCTGCCCGCGGAGCCCCGCGAGGACGACGACGCCTGGGACGCCAAGGTCGACCTGTTGCTCGCCGACCCGGTGCCGGTCGTCAGCTTCACCTTCGGGTTGCCGGCGGCGTCGGTCGTGCAGGCGTTCCGGGACGTCGGGACGTCGACGGTACAGACCGTCGTGCGCCCGAGCGAGGCGGAGCTCGCCGCGCGTGCGGGCGTCGACGTGCTCGTGGTGCAGTCCCACGTGGCCGGTGGCCACTCCGGCACCTTCGATCCCGACGACCTGCCGCCCGAGGTGCCGCTGACCGCGCTGCTGCGCGAGGTGCGGGCCGTGACCGACCTCCCGCTGTGGGCCGCCGGCGGGCTGGCGACGCCCGAGGACGTCGCCGCGGTGCTGGCGGCGGGGGCCGAGGCGGCCGTCGTGGGTACGGCGCTGCTCCGCACGCCCGAGGCCGGCACCTCCGCGACCTACCGACGCGCCCTCGTCGACCCCGCGCGCACCGCGACCGGGTTCACCCGGGCGTTCTCCGGCCGGCCTGCACGGGCGCTGCGGAACGGGTTCGTCGAGGCGTACGACGCGGTCGCGCCCTCGGGCTACCCCGCCGTGCACCACCTGACGAGCCCGATCCGCAAGGCGGCCGCGGCGGCCGGGGATGCGGAGGCCATCAACATCTGGGCCGGCACCGGGTTCCGGTCCGCGACCGACGAGCCGGCCGGGGTCGTGCTGCGGCGGCTGGCGGGGGCATCGGCGTAG
- a CDS encoding M15 family metallopeptidase: MTILLSDPRVAAVALAECGEPLVALDRSFGPARARVRAGLAVRLRKAQDALPAGTGLRVVEGHRSLAAQRAIITRYAAEVAAAHPGADAAERHRLTSRFVAPVEVAPHVAGAAVDLTLVDLRRGGAGGWGTELDLGTPIDATPEQTQGRCFTDSPAIAPRARAHRTLLGAVLGAAGLVNYPTEWWHWSWGDRYWALTTGAPAALYGPVDDQRAGAAA; the protein is encoded by the coding sequence ATGACGATCCTGCTCAGCGACCCCCGCGTCGCCGCCGTGGCGCTCGCCGAGTGCGGCGAGCCCCTCGTGGCCCTCGACCGCTCCTTCGGCCCGGCCCGGGCGCGGGTGCGCGCCGGCCTCGCGGTGCGGCTCCGGAAGGCGCAGGACGCCCTGCCCGCCGGCACCGGGCTGCGCGTCGTGGAGGGCCACCGCAGCCTGGCCGCCCAGCGGGCGATCATCACGCGGTACGCCGCGGAGGTCGCCGCCGCGCACCCCGGTGCCGACGCGGCGGAGCGCCACCGCCTGACGAGCCGCTTCGTGGCCCCGGTCGAGGTGGCGCCCCACGTCGCCGGGGCCGCCGTGGACCTGACCCTCGTCGACCTGCGGCGCGGCGGCGCGGGCGGGTGGGGCACCGAGCTCGACCTCGGCACGCCCATCGACGCCACGCCCGAGCAGACACAGGGGCGCTGCTTCACCGACTCGCCCGCGATCGCTCCCCGGGCCCGCGCCCACCGGACGCTCCTCGGCGCCGTGCTCGGCGCCGCCGGCCTCGTCAACTACCCCACCGAGTGGTGGCACTGGAGCTGGGGCGACCGCTACTGGGCCCTGACGACCGGCGCCCCGGCCGCGCTCTACGGCCCCGTCGACGACCAGCGCGCCGGAGCCGCAGCGTGA
- a CDS encoding PPOX class F420-dependent oxidoreductase → MAPTPRSAPPVADEKYIVLTTFTKDGRPKPTPVWIVPFEGAAAVWTVRDSWKVKRVRASGRVQVQGSDVRGKRTHGPTYDGVGRLLDDDASARVARAVVRKYGLLGRLTVLGSRLRRGSAGTVGILLEVERTEG, encoded by the coding sequence ATGGCCCCCACCCCGCGTTCCGCTCCCCCGGTCGCCGACGAGAAGTACATCGTGCTCACCACCTTCACCAAGGACGGCCGCCCCAAGCCGACCCCGGTCTGGATCGTCCCCTTCGAGGGCGCCGCCGCGGTCTGGACGGTCCGCGACTCGTGGAAGGTCAAGCGGGTCCGCGCCAGCGGACGGGTGCAGGTGCAGGGCTCCGACGTGCGCGGCAAGCGCACCCACGGCCCGACGTACGACGGGGTCGGGCGCCTCCTCGACGACGACGCCTCGGCGCGGGTCGCGCGGGCGGTGGTGCGCAAGTACGGGCTGCTCGGACGCCTGACGGTGCTCGGCAGCCGGCTGCGGCGCGGGAGCGCCGGGACCGTGGGGATCCTGCTCGAGGTGGAGCGGACGGAGGGCTGA
- a CDS encoding ABC transporter permease, which yields MVEAGWPLAVLVVALAATAALVVRLSALGSWRAPAWATTRAVVQLAAVSLLIGLVLRSMVATLGFVLLMVVVATATAGHRITGQSITGRRAASVWLVVPITAGMVPTVAAAVAVGAVPFEPVAVLPVAGILIGGAMTATTLAGRRITDELRDHRDLYEGALALGGTRRQAVGVVGRPAAALALVPGLDQTRTVGLVTLPGAFVGVLLAGASPAQAGAAQVLVLVGLLLVQSVAAAVLVELVAAGRVPVDGAPLAR from the coding sequence GTGGTCGAAGCGGGCTGGCCCCTCGCCGTCCTCGTCGTCGCGCTGGCGGCCACCGCCGCCCTGGTGGTCCGCCTGTCCGCCCTGGGTTCGTGGCGCGCGCCCGCGTGGGCGACGACCCGCGCCGTGGTGCAGCTGGCGGCGGTGAGCCTGCTCATCGGGCTGGTGCTCCGCTCCATGGTCGCCACCCTGGGGTTCGTGCTGCTCATGGTCGTCGTGGCGACCGCGACGGCCGGGCACCGCATCACCGGGCAGAGCATCACCGGGCGGCGCGCCGCGAGCGTCTGGCTCGTCGTGCCGATCACCGCGGGGATGGTGCCGACCGTGGCAGCGGCCGTGGCCGTCGGCGCGGTGCCGTTCGAGCCCGTGGCGGTCCTGCCGGTCGCCGGCATCCTCATCGGCGGCGCCATGACGGCGACCACGCTCGCGGGGCGGCGGATCACCGACGAGCTGCGCGACCACCGCGATCTCTACGAGGGGGCGCTCGCCCTGGGCGGCACGCGTCGTCAGGCGGTCGGCGTCGTCGGGCGTCCGGCCGCGGCCCTCGCCCTGGTCCCGGGCCTCGACCAGACGCGCACGGTCGGCCTCGTCACGCTGCCCGGCGCCTTCGTCGGCGTCCTGCTCGCCGGCGCCTCCCCCGCGCAGGCCGGCGCCGCCCAGGTCCTCGTGCTCGTCGGGCTCCTCCTGGTGCAGTCGGTCGCCGCAGCGGTGCTCGTCGAGCTGGTCGCCGCCGGGCGCGTCCCGGTCGACGGCGCTCCCCTGGCCCGCTGA
- a CDS encoding MBL fold metallo-hydrolase, protein MPPTLAPTLAPDVVVDHVADGLLRVAHGPVNLYVAHDDTSVGLVDAGLPATYPVVEEVLRLLGFRTADLTAVLVTHGHFDHLGFARRLQQDHDVPVLVHPGDGHLAAHPYGYRPHRNRFAFAATHPGGWRHLAAMTRLGALAVRPPLRTEPLAEGVVADFPGRPEVLLTPGHTDGHVVLHFPAADAVVTGDALVTLDPYTGLRGPRVVATGATNDPTTAVASLERIGATGARTVLPGHGDPWYDGAAAAAGRAATAGAA, encoded by the coding sequence ATGCCCCCCACCCTCGCCCCCACCCTCGCCCCCGACGTCGTCGTCGACCACGTCGCCGACGGACTGCTCCGTGTCGCCCACGGCCCGGTCAACCTCTACGTGGCCCACGACGACACGTCGGTCGGTCTCGTCGACGCGGGCCTGCCGGCGACGTACCCCGTCGTCGAGGAGGTGCTGCGGCTCCTGGGCTTCCGCACCGCCGACCTCACCGCGGTCCTCGTCACCCACGGCCACTTCGACCACCTGGGGTTCGCGCGCCGCCTCCAGCAGGACCACGACGTGCCCGTCCTGGTCCACCCCGGCGACGGCCACCTCGCGGCACACCCCTACGGCTACCGACCCCACCGCAACCGCTTCGCGTTCGCCGCGACCCACCCGGGCGGCTGGCGCCACCTCGCCGCGATGACCCGCCTGGGCGCCCTGGCCGTGCGACCGCCGCTGCGGACCGAGCCGCTCGCCGAGGGCGTCGTCGCCGACTTCCCCGGCCGACCGGAGGTGCTGCTGACCCCCGGCCACACCGACGGCCACGTCGTGCTGCACTTCCCGGCCGCGGACGCCGTGGTCACGGGCGACGCCCTGGTGACGCTCGACCCCTACACGGGCCTGCGCGGACCCCGCGTCGTCGCCACCGGCGCGACCAACGACCCGACCACCGCCGTCGCCTCGCTCGAGCGGATCGGGGCCACGGGCGCCCGTACGGTCCTGCCGGGGCACGGGGACCCCTGGTACGACGGCGCCGCGGCCGCCGCCGGACGTGCAGCCACCGCGGGAGCGGCCTGA
- a CDS encoding phosphoribosylanthranilate isomerase, with the protein MLVKICGLDTVANVRAAVAAGADAVGVVMSPGSPRDRTAEEASALLAAAAEAAAEEGRDVATVLVVSTMPAAEAARTAVAIGASVLQLHGRYDADDVVAARAVGPRVWRATSVRDEPSPRVGALGEDVLLLDAPVPGSGERWDTTGLAALGLDGPWLLAGGLSPANVADAVREVRPGGVDVSSGVESARGVKDPDLVRAFVARARAAAEG; encoded by the coding sequence GTGCTCGTCAAGATCTGCGGTCTCGACACCGTCGCCAACGTCCGCGCCGCGGTTGCCGCGGGAGCCGACGCCGTCGGTGTCGTCATGAGCCCGGGCAGTCCTCGTGACCGCACGGCCGAGGAGGCGTCCGCGCTGCTGGCGGCCGCCGCGGAGGCGGCGGCGGAGGAGGGGCGCGACGTCGCCACCGTGCTCGTCGTGAGCACGATGCCGGCCGCCGAGGCGGCGCGCACCGCGGTCGCGATCGGGGCGTCGGTGCTGCAGCTGCACGGGCGGTACGACGCGGACGACGTCGTCGCCGCCCGTGCCGTCGGACCGCGGGTGTGGCGCGCGACCTCGGTGCGGGACGAGCCGTCCCCCCGCGTCGGGGCCCTCGGCGAGGACGTGCTGCTGCTCGACGCGCCGGTGCCCGGGTCGGGCGAGCGGTGGGACACGACCGGGCTCGCGGCGCTGGGTCTCGACGGGCCGTGGCTCCTCGCGGGCGGGTTGTCACCGGCGAACGTCGCGGACGCCGTGCGCGAGGTGCGTCCCGGCGGCGTGGACGTGTCCAGCGGGGTCGAGTCCGCCCGCGGCGTCAAGGACCCCGACCTGGTGCGGGCGTTCGTCGCGCGCGCGAGGGCCGCTGCCGAAGGCTGA
- a CDS encoding DUF222 domain-containing protein has translation MDRGTQHTTTALIDAVRERAQTARVAEAAAFVAVGDWASAHTSDAVVGDPITVLGEWHDAEYAEALAGDHFLELGGPGAPVVAEFCIGEIAAARGCSFDAARRLVGDAVELRYRVPRVHARIVAGEVDVWRGRRIAQATRTLTFEAAGFVDRHVAYVAGKATGPEVDRLVAEAAARFDPETTEAERHAADGDRYLSIEMGDVGYADPLTGSLRGTVNVHGSLDLADALDLERTVAHIARQLGELGCDSDLDVRRSMALGEIARLCDGVTMLEYDAGEAPNGDQPPTVRRARREVVLFVHLDQAAITGTLNGFGPGIDTCTGMTGIDLARLDTPGLPRGAVTVEQVQTWCASPDTRVTVTPMIDLNTDDAVDGYSPPDRIAEHVRARWPRCVFPYCTRSSRTADLDHCDAYQEQGPPGQTSTRNLFPLCRRHHRMKTHREMTTGNRWTYRPTDPARGEPPHAIIWTSPMGLRYLVDRDGTHPWPPPGAADAPEDPGARD, from the coding sequence ATGGATCGGGGGACCCAGCACACTACGACGGCGTTGATCGACGCGGTCCGCGAGCGCGCTCAGACGGCTCGGGTGGCGGAGGCGGCGGCGTTCGTGGCAGTGGGCGATTGGGCGTCGGCGCACACCTCGGACGCGGTCGTCGGAGATCCGATCACGGTGCTGGGCGAGTGGCACGACGCCGAGTACGCCGAGGCCCTCGCCGGGGATCACTTCCTCGAGCTCGGTGGCCCGGGGGCGCCGGTGGTGGCGGAGTTCTGCATCGGCGAGATCGCCGCCGCTCGTGGGTGTTCGTTCGATGCTGCGCGGCGGCTGGTCGGAGATGCCGTCGAGCTGCGCTACCGCGTCCCCCGCGTCCACGCCCGGATCGTCGCGGGTGAGGTCGACGTCTGGCGCGGTCGCCGCATCGCCCAGGCCACCCGCACGCTCACGTTCGAGGCAGCCGGCTTCGTCGACCGGCACGTCGCGTACGTCGCGGGCAAGGCCACCGGCCCCGAGGTCGACCGACTGGTGGCCGAGGCCGCAGCCCGGTTCGACCCCGAGACCACCGAAGCAGAGCGGCACGCCGCTGACGGCGACCGGTACCTGTCGATCGAGATGGGCGACGTGGGCTACGCGGACCCGTTGACCGGGAGTCTGCGCGGCACCGTGAACGTCCACGGCTCCCTCGACCTCGCCGACGCGCTCGACCTCGAACGGACCGTCGCCCACATCGCGCGTCAACTGGGGGAACTGGGATGCGACTCGGACCTCGACGTCCGCCGGTCCATGGCCCTCGGTGAGATCGCGCGGCTCTGCGACGGGGTGACCATGTTGGAGTACGACGCTGGTGAAGCGCCGAACGGAGACCAGCCGCCGACGGTGCGGCGGGCCCGGCGCGAGGTCGTGCTCTTCGTCCACCTCGACCAAGCTGCGATCACCGGCACCCTCAACGGGTTCGGTCCCGGCATCGACACCTGCACGGGGATGACGGGGATCGACCTCGCCCGGCTCGACACCCCCGGCCTGCCCCGCGGGGCGGTCACCGTCGAGCAGGTCCAGACGTGGTGCGCGAGCCCGGACACCCGCGTGACGGTCACGCCGATGATCGACCTCAACACGGATGACGCCGTCGACGGCTACAGCCCGCCCGACCGGATCGCCGAGCACGTCCGGGCCCGATGGCCCCGCTGCGTCTTCCCGTACTGCACCCGCTCCTCGCGGACCGCTGACCTCGACCACTGCGACGCCTACCAAGAGCAGGGCCCACCCGGGCAGACCTCCACCCGGAACCTCTTCCCGCTCTGCCGACGCCACCACCGCATGAAGACCCACCGCGAGATGACCACCGGCAACAGATGGACCTACCGCCCCACCGACCCCGCACGAGGCGAACCACCCCACGCCATCATCTGGACCAGCCCGATGGGCCTGCGCTACCTCGTCGACCGCGACGGCACCCACCCCTGGCCGCCACCAGGAGCGGCTGACGCACCAGAAGACCCAGGCGCCCGGGACTGA
- a CDS encoding tetratricopeptide repeat protein, with protein MTDHTDWTEQIEQISAPAIVFPGQTQDATSAHRAAFDLLARRAPAEALALIEPALELDPQNYGLRSLRAWAFLMRAQLQRAEVELQGLVDENPSDDWARHALARSLERQSRFEDALPHARLSAAMTGDPEHESTALRIERRLAERRGTVDDLV; from the coding sequence ATGACCGACCACACCGACTGGACCGAGCAGATCGAGCAGATCAGCGCCCCGGCGATCGTGTTCCCGGGACAGACGCAGGACGCGACGTCGGCCCACCGCGCGGCGTTCGACCTGCTCGCCCGCCGCGCCCCCGCGGAGGCGTTGGCGCTCATCGAGCCGGCGCTCGAGCTCGACCCCCAGAACTACGGCCTGCGGAGCCTGCGCGCCTGGGCGTTCCTCATGCGTGCGCAGCTGCAGCGGGCGGAGGTCGAGCTGCAGGGCCTCGTCGACGAGAACCCCAGCGACGACTGGGCGCGCCACGCGCTCGCGCGCAGCCTGGAGCGGCAGTCGCGGTTCGAGGACGCGCTCCCGCACGCGCGGCTCTCCGCCGCCATGACCGGCGACCCCGAGCACGAGTCGACGGCGCTCCGCATCGAGCGGCGGCTCGCCGAGCGGCGCGGCACGGTGGACGACCTGGTCTGA